A stretch of Manis javanica isolate MJ-LG chromosome 1, MJ_LKY, whole genome shotgun sequence DNA encodes these proteins:
- the LOC140848053 gene encoding transmembrane and coiled-coil domain-containing protein 5A-like isoform X3: protein MPAGSPGASLLDSYTLLRRESTMEEPEEDQLDHESEEVEILRLTQTKRNIDSLNRDLERDLQRIDEANQELLLKIHQKEDEIQRLESEITQPQDLTDDEEWEQQNSTTMERERTLQDLEEEIARLERKNETLVHDTTELQKKVKLQELEASCADREKELAKVMEDYALVAQLCKDQVFCIKKYQETSKNIEEEVETRLLEREVSKVLSMNSARKEHNSQNNKDKSLQKKGIWLCKRIFQVLFFITLFFITLLGYLLFHISFINPDLLIDILPKILNRSTLWRLRSFLSASLTLRTEDLLPH from the exons GGAATCTACAATGGAAGAACCCGAGGAGGATCAGCTAGATCACGA GTCAGAGGAGGTGGAGATCTTAAGACTAACTCAGACAAAGAGGAACATTGATAGTTTGAACAGAGACCTTGAACGAGATCTCCAAAGAATAGATGAAGCAAATCAGGAACTTCTTCTCAAAATCCACCAGAAAGAAGATGAAATACAGAG GCTGGAAAGTGAGATCACTCAGCCCCAGGACCTGACAGATGATGAGGAGTGGGAGCAGCAGAATAGTACCACCATGGAAAGGGAAAGAACGCTGCAAGACCTGGAAGAAGAAATAGCCAGACTT gaaaggaaaaatgagactcTGGTCCATGATACAACAGAACTTCAGAAAAAG GTTAAGTTACAAGAGCTGGAAGCTTCCTGTGCTGACCGAGAGAAGGAACTGGCTAAG GTAATGGAAGACTATGCTTTGGTGGCCCAGCTCTGCAAAGATCAGGTCTTCTGCATTAAG aAGTACCAGGAAACTTCAAAGAACATTGAAGAAGAGGTAGAGACGCGGCTCCTTGAGAGAGAAGT ATCAAAAGTCTTGAGCATGAACTCGGCAAGAAAAGAACATAACAGTCAAAATAATAAG gaCAAGTCTCTCCAAAAGAAGGGAATATGGCTCTGTAAAAG GATTTTTCAGGTTCTCTTTTTCATCACCCTATTTTTCATCACACTGCTGGGCTACTTGCTTTTCCACATAAGCTTTATAAATCCAGACCTCCTAATCGACATACTACCCAAGATACTGAACAGGAGCACCTTGTGGAGGCTAAGAAGCTTCCTCTCTGCATCTCTCACACTTCGGACTGAGGACTTGTtgccccactaa
- the LOC140848053 gene encoding transmembrane and coiled-coil domain-containing protein 5A-like isoform X2, translating to MEEPEEDQLDHESEEVEILRLTQTKRNIDSLNRDLERDLQRIDEANQELLLKIHQKEDEIQRLESEITQPQDLTDDEEWEQQNSTTMERERTLQDLEEEIARLERKNETLVHDTTELQKKLTRKLQKATKCEQGHLQGALEQSKVKLQELEASCADREKELAKVMEDYALVAQLCKDQVFCIKKYQETSKNIEEEVETRLLEREVSKVLSMNSARKEHNSQNNKDKSLQKKGIWLCKRIFQVLFFITLFFITLLGYLLFHISFINPDLLIDILPKILNRSTLWRLRSFLSASLTLRTEDLLPH from the exons ATGGAAGAACCCGAGGAGGATCAGCTAGATCACGA GTCAGAGGAGGTGGAGATCTTAAGACTAACTCAGACAAAGAGGAACATTGATAGTTTGAACAGAGACCTTGAACGAGATCTCCAAAGAATAGATGAAGCAAATCAGGAACTTCTTCTCAAAATCCACCAGAAAGAAGATGAAATACAGAG GCTGGAAAGTGAGATCACTCAGCCCCAGGACCTGACAGATGATGAGGAGTGGGAGCAGCAGAATAGTACCACCATGGAAAGGGAAAGAACGCTGCAAGACCTGGAAGAAGAAATAGCCAGACTT gaaaggaaaaatgagactcTGGTCCATGATACAACAGAACTTCAGAAAAAG ctTACAAGGAAATTGCAAAAGGCAACCAAGTGTGAGCAAGGCCATCTACAGGGAGCACTGGAACAGtcaaag GTTAAGTTACAAGAGCTGGAAGCTTCCTGTGCTGACCGAGAGAAGGAACTGGCTAAG GTAATGGAAGACTATGCTTTGGTGGCCCAGCTCTGCAAAGATCAGGTCTTCTGCATTAAG aAGTACCAGGAAACTTCAAAGAACATTGAAGAAGAGGTAGAGACGCGGCTCCTTGAGAGAGAAGT ATCAAAAGTCTTGAGCATGAACTCGGCAAGAAAAGAACATAACAGTCAAAATAATAAG gaCAAGTCTCTCCAAAAGAAGGGAATATGGCTCTGTAAAAG GATTTTTCAGGTTCTCTTTTTCATCACCCTATTTTTCATCACACTGCTGGGCTACTTGCTTTTCCACATAAGCTTTATAAATCCAGACCTCCTAATCGACATACTACCCAAGATACTGAACAGGAGCACCTTGTGGAGGCTAAGAAGCTTCCTCTCTGCATCTCTCACACTTCGGACTGAGGACTTGTtgccccactaa
- the LOC140848053 gene encoding transmembrane and coiled-coil domain-containing protein 5A-like isoform X1, translating into MPAGSPGASLLDSYTLLRRESTMEEPEEDQLDHESEEVEILRLTQTKRNIDSLNRDLERDLQRIDEANQELLLKIHQKEDEIQRLESEITQPQDLTDDEEWEQQNSTTMERERTLQDLEEEIARLERKNETLVHDTTELQKKLTRKLQKATKCEQGHLQGALEQSKVKLQELEASCADREKELAKVMEDYALVAQLCKDQVFCIKKYQETSKNIEEEVETRLLEREVSKVLSMNSARKEHNSQNNKDKSLQKKGIWLCKRIFQVLFFITLFFITLLGYLLFHISFINPDLLIDILPKILNRSTLWRLRSFLSASLTLRTEDLLPH; encoded by the exons GGAATCTACAATGGAAGAACCCGAGGAGGATCAGCTAGATCACGA GTCAGAGGAGGTGGAGATCTTAAGACTAACTCAGACAAAGAGGAACATTGATAGTTTGAACAGAGACCTTGAACGAGATCTCCAAAGAATAGATGAAGCAAATCAGGAACTTCTTCTCAAAATCCACCAGAAAGAAGATGAAATACAGAG GCTGGAAAGTGAGATCACTCAGCCCCAGGACCTGACAGATGATGAGGAGTGGGAGCAGCAGAATAGTACCACCATGGAAAGGGAAAGAACGCTGCAAGACCTGGAAGAAGAAATAGCCAGACTT gaaaggaaaaatgagactcTGGTCCATGATACAACAGAACTTCAGAAAAAG ctTACAAGGAAATTGCAAAAGGCAACCAAGTGTGAGCAAGGCCATCTACAGGGAGCACTGGAACAGtcaaag GTTAAGTTACAAGAGCTGGAAGCTTCCTGTGCTGACCGAGAGAAGGAACTGGCTAAG GTAATGGAAGACTATGCTTTGGTGGCCCAGCTCTGCAAAGATCAGGTCTTCTGCATTAAG aAGTACCAGGAAACTTCAAAGAACATTGAAGAAGAGGTAGAGACGCGGCTCCTTGAGAGAGAAGT ATCAAAAGTCTTGAGCATGAACTCGGCAAGAAAAGAACATAACAGTCAAAATAATAAG gaCAAGTCTCTCCAAAAGAAGGGAATATGGCTCTGTAAAAG GATTTTTCAGGTTCTCTTTTTCATCACCCTATTTTTCATCACACTGCTGGGCTACTTGCTTTTCCACATAAGCTTTATAAATCCAGACCTCCTAATCGACATACTACCCAAGATACTGAACAGGAGCACCTTGTGGAGGCTAAGAAGCTTCCTCTCTGCATCTCTCACACTTCGGACTGAGGACTTGTtgccccactaa
- the LOC140848053 gene encoding transmembrane and coiled-coil domain-containing protein 5A-like isoform X4 yields the protein MPAGSPGASLLDSYTLLRRESTMEEPEEDQLDHESEEVEILRLTQTKRNIDSLNRDLERDLQRIDEANQELLLKIHQKEDEIQRLESEITQPQDLTDDEEWEQQNSTTMERERTLQDLEEEIARLERKNETLVHDTTELQKKLTRKLQKATKCEQGHLQGALEQSKVKLQELEASCADREKELAKVMEDYALVAQLCKDQVFCIKKYQETSKNIEEEVETRLLEREVTSLSKRREYGSVKGFFRFSFSSPYFSSHCWATCFST from the exons GGAATCTACAATGGAAGAACCCGAGGAGGATCAGCTAGATCACGA GTCAGAGGAGGTGGAGATCTTAAGACTAACTCAGACAAAGAGGAACATTGATAGTTTGAACAGAGACCTTGAACGAGATCTCCAAAGAATAGATGAAGCAAATCAGGAACTTCTTCTCAAAATCCACCAGAAAGAAGATGAAATACAGAG GCTGGAAAGTGAGATCACTCAGCCCCAGGACCTGACAGATGATGAGGAGTGGGAGCAGCAGAATAGTACCACCATGGAAAGGGAAAGAACGCTGCAAGACCTGGAAGAAGAAATAGCCAGACTT gaaaggaaaaatgagactcTGGTCCATGATACAACAGAACTTCAGAAAAAG ctTACAAGGAAATTGCAAAAGGCAACCAAGTGTGAGCAAGGCCATCTACAGGGAGCACTGGAACAGtcaaag GTTAAGTTACAAGAGCTGGAAGCTTCCTGTGCTGACCGAGAGAAGGAACTGGCTAAG GTAATGGAAGACTATGCTTTGGTGGCCCAGCTCTGCAAAGATCAGGTCTTCTGCATTAAG aAGTACCAGGAAACTTCAAAGAACATTGAAGAAGAGGTAGAGACGCGGCTCCTTGAGAGAGAAGT gaCAAGTCTCTCCAAAAGAAGGGAATATGGCTCTGTAAAAG GATTTTTCAGGTTCTCTTTTTCATCACCCTATTTTTCATCACACTGCTGGGCTACTTGCTTTTCCACATAA